DNA from Fodinibius salicampi:
GCATTGCTTGGATGGCTCATTGCAAGCATTATTGAAATACTTTTCTGAAAACAAGGATAGGGCATATTTTTCAAAAAAGTTTGTAAGGATTTGCTTGGTCAGCGGTCTTACTTATAAATAATCACATAAATTCGGAGAGCCATGACTATTAAATATGCCCTGTACCCCAACTCACTTGCCAAAAATCCAAAACACCGGCGTGCCATCATTCAGAATTATCGCAGCTGTACTATAGATGATATTATCGATGACATGATAAGCAGAGGAAGCACCCTGACCCGGGCAGATGCATTGGCCAATATCGAAAATTACGAGGCTGCCATTGCAAAATTTGTAAGTCAGGGTCGGGGCGTTAATACCTCTCTGATGTATATTTCGCCCTCGATTGCAGGTAACTTTATAGGCACGGAAGATTACTTTGATGCTTCCCGGCACGAGGTAAGGTTGAACTTGTCGCCGGGTAAACGTCTGCAGGAGGCGATGGAGGATATCTCTCTCCGGAAAGTAGCTCCTAATCAGCGGCGACCGCAAATCCAATCCGTCACCGATTTTGCTACGGATTCTGTTAACAGCCAGCTGACCCCGGGCGGTGTTATTGAAGTGCGCGGTAAACTGCTTAAGTACGATCCTGATGATGAAGAGCAGGGCATCTTTTTTAATGAACCGGATGGCCGACAGATCCGGGCACCGAAACCTATTCGCAATAAACCCAGTTCCCTTTATGTGAGTGTGCCCGAGGATCTGTCCGCCGGCGATTACCAAATTGAAATACGAGCGGTTGTACGTCGCACCACTCATATCCGGCGCGATAGATTGGATACTTTGCTTACCGTATCTTAAGGGTACCCATTGCCATAAAAAGCGTTTAATCCTTCTTCTGGGCAGCATTTTCTGGGAGAAAGATTCATTTATGCGTTGATGGATCTATTGCTGGTTAGCGAAGACGAATCTTGATAACTGCCCTCCTTTTGACCCTATGCGATTGAGAATACTGGCAAATACCTAATGCCGGCGGCATACCTGCCCCTATCAGCCTCTCTGTACTGCTTAACCAAAGCAAAAAACATTCTGGTGTCAGCATCACTGACAGTACAATGTCGTGCTATACGACACTATAATGCCAGAAAGTATGACATCTTAATGTCTTGTATTAAGACACTATAGTGTCAGGGACTAATCAGTATATTGATCGGATACCATTTCCTTTCTTGGCCAGTCTTGATAGAGTAGGTGCAAGAGAGGGCTGTTGAGCTGATTACCACAATACCGGATATTTATTTAGGAGGAGCCTTTGCAAAACTCCACAAATTCAGCCTTGTTATTGCGAGTTAGCGAAGTAATCTCGTGAGTAAAGTCTCTATAAGGAGATCGCAGCACTCCGTTCGCGATGACAAATAAGGTTTTCAAAGCCTCCAAGGAGGTAGAAAATAAGATGACCAACGTGTGGAAACGGAATATTGCGTTTCCACACGCCTCATTACTTGGTCATCTGTCTCTCTCTACTATTATCAATTGCCAGGATTATGATGCTGGCTAAAATCCTTTAATAACATACAGTTTCTGTTTACGCTGGATTGCTAATCCGGCTGGACGGGCTCGCAGCCGGTCCTATATAAAGTTATTATTCCGGGTTGTTGCGCAGGGAAGGGTAATCCCCGGCATTGGTTTGCCGCACCTATGCTAAAGCTTCGGTGCGCGAAAGTATACATTCATAAAAGTTTCTATTGCCCTCCAACCCCGATCAAAATTGGATACTCATTTGGGTTTACCGTCCACACGGTGCCAAAGTCAAAGCCCGTCATATTGGTTTGGGCGGTGGAACCTTGCATCTGACTGGTCGTCAGCCCGGTGCCGCCGTCAGAATTGGCCAGACCGGTAGTCTGGGTATCCCAGTAGCTTTCTGTTGCAGTAGCTGAAGCAAAGCGTGTATCTTCATAGCCCACAAGTCCGCCGAGTGAATTACTTCCAGAAATCGCTCCTGTGGCATAGGAATGTTCTACTATTCCTTTATTATTTCCTACCAATCCCCCGGCAATGGTATAGGATGCAGACACATTGCCCCTGGCATAGCTGTTGGTGATAGTACCAGCATAGTTAGTTCCCACAAGCCCACCTACATTAGCCCTGCCATTTACATTGACCAAGGAGTAGGATCGTCTTATGGCTCCACTATTTTCACCAACTAAACCACCAGTAGTGCCACTAATACTATTGGTTATGGTTCCTGAAACATAAGAGTTGGTGATGGTCCCTTGATTAATCCCTGCCAGTCCACCCACGGTGTCTTCTGTGGTTATATCGATGTTGATCAGTTGTACATTGGAAATTTGGCCTCCTGAGCTTACTGCACCAAATAATCCATAAATAGTGCCTTGGTTACGGTCCATGGTCAGCCCGTTGATCGTATGGCCATTTCCGTCATAGCTTCCTGAGAATTGGTTGTTTAAATCGCTAATAGGCTTAAATCCTTGTCCCCCGTTCCAGCCGGCTGTGGCCGAGGCGTCAATATCGGCGGTTTGTACGAGGTGAGCATCCAAAAATTGATTCACAACCTGCAGTTGGTCGATGGTTTCTACCTGGTAAGGATCTGTGGCCGTGCCGCTGCCTTGGGGAAAGGGATTTTGTACCGGAATGATGATGGTGTAGGTTGGGGTGGTGCCGCCCGCGTTGGAAGCGGTTATAGTAAACCGGTACTCGTGGGCGTTGCCGTCGGCACTGTGGTTGTAATCAAGGGAGGAAGGGCCATCAATGTGAATAGCATATTGATTAATACTGTTCACGCTGAACAGCCCGCCATCAGTGCCCCCGGTAACAGTGGCACTGGTCGCCAGGTCCGCCGTTAAGCTGGTGCCAAGAGAAAAGTTAAGAATATTTTGTAGGTCTGTGCCAGCGGGGACGGGATCAAAGCGGTAGATATACTCTTCATTCGTCGAATTTAGGGAATAGCTTTCGGTAGTGGCCGGACGAATGACTCCACGATTAATGGTGGGCACTTCTACAACGTTGGTTACGGTAATACTCACCTGCTGGCTGGTGCCGAGTGCCCCGTCGTTTACGTTTAGATCTAACTCGTAGGTATTGTCGCCATTATCATCGCGCGGGGTCTCAAAATCCGGTGCAGGTGAGATAGAAATTTCCCCCGAATTGGCATCGGAACTAAATGTAAGCGTCCCTTTGGTGCCGCCCAGCAGGGCAAAGTCAAGGGCATCCCCATCAGGATCGCTGGCAGTGATGGTGCCCACGGTAGCGGTGTTTTCTTCGATCGTAAAGGGACCTGCGCCGGTAATGACCGGGGCTTCATTTACATCCTGAACGGTAATATCCAGGATTTTCGTCAGGCTGAAGCTGCCGTCACTGATGGTTACTTCGGCTTCATAGCTGTTGTCGGTGTTGGCATCCGCCGGATTCTCAAAGTTGGGAGCGGTATTAAAGGTCAGCTTACCGCTGTTTTGGTCAAGCGTCAATGCCTTTGCGTCGGTTCCACCGGTTATGTTGTAAGTAATGGCATTTCCTTCTGGATCATTGGCGTCAATGGTACCTGCGTCGGTGCTGTTTTCATTGGCCAGCAGGATATCTGGGCTGACCATGACTGGAGCTTCGTCGACGTTTGTTACAGTTATGGTAATGGTTTTTGTGACGCTCACATTGCCATCGCTGACTTTGACTTCTACCTGGTAGATATTGTCAGCATCTGCATCAGCTGGATTCTCAAAATCAGGGATTGTGCTAAATATCAAGGCGCCGCTGTCTTGATCGATGTTAAATTGTCCCTGGTCGGCCCCGCCGCTCAGGCTGAAGGTCAGAGCATCCCCATCGGGATCTGATGCTGTGATGGTCCCGACCTCAGAACTGTTTTCTTCAATTTCAAAAGACCCCTCTCCGGTAATCGTGGGGGCGGCATTATTCCCAACGGTAAATGTTGGTCCAGTAGCTGTTTGGGTACCTACCTTCACCGTGACGGGTCCGCTGGTGGCATTGTTGGGTACGTTGGTCACCAATTCAGTGGTAGAAGCGCTGTTGACCGTTGCCTGGGTGCCATTAAAGGTGACAATATTTTTGGTGGCGGTGGGGCTGAAGTTTGTTCCGGAAATGGTAACGGTAGTGCCGGCCGGGCCTGCTTTGGGATTAATATCCTGGATTGTGACTTGCGGTTCTGGGGCTTCCGATAGAGTAAAGGTTGGTCCGGTGATTGTCTGACCATTGGAAGTAACCTTGATCAAACCTGAAGTCGCTTTCTGGGGAACGGTGGTTATGAGCTTTGTACTGTCCGTATGGGTAATTATAGCTGGTGTGTCATTAAAGAGCACTTGGTTGCTATCCGGCTGCGAAGAAAAGTGGTGTCCATGTATGGTGACTTTTGTTCCAATAGGGCCGGTTTTGGGGATCACTTCATCAATCAGAGGTTGCCTGAGGAGAGTGAAACCGGTACTGGTAGCTCTCCTAGAGCCAACGGTCAGTTCTATGGAGCTGCTGCTGGCGTTTTCCGGAACTTCAACTATGATCTTTGTAGCACTGAGGCTAAGCAGGGGTGCCAGCTGATTTCCAAAAGAGACAGAGACGGGCAGTCCGTTGATATTCGTTCCAGGCTCTCCATTGGCTTTTAGTGTTATGCCGGTAGTATCGGACTGAAGAGAATCGTCTGTCATTGAACCTGGGTTCTGTACAGTGCTGTCGCCGGGTACTGTGGCCATCATAGCTGGGGGAAGAAAGTGGTTGCCCGTGATAGTGACCTGGGTCCCGGGACCGCCATATGCAGGTGTTATGGCTTCAATCTGGGGTTTCTCCGTAAGCACTTTGAAGTAGGGACCGTTTGCTACTTTTCCACCTACAGACAGGGTTACGGGTCCACTAGTTGCACCTTCCGGAACCTTAAACCGAAGGCTGTTTGAACCATAACTGAGGATGGGGACATCTATGCCATTAAGTTCTATTTGATTCCTGTTGTGTTTGGGATCAATGCTATTGCTTTGGATAGTTACTTTACTGCCAACTTTGCCACTATCGGGACTGATGCTGGTAATTTCGATGGTGCTCTGTTGTGAACTACTTCCGGTATCACTGCAAGAAGTGCTTAAGGTGATAATACAAACAAGTAGTAAAATAGACCAGGAAAGGCGAAGGATAGTCTTTGTCATTTTTAAACGTAATATGGGTTATGCTTAGTTAATTAATTTAATCAGCTATAGGACAGCCAAATTTGATAGCAGTATTCTTTGCCAACGAACTGTTTAGTTGAACTGCTGGAGCCCCGATAGGACTTTTAGATAAATGTAGGTGATGTAATATGTATCTCCTTTGTGGAGAAATAATCATATTTATTCAATCGCTAATAAATGTCTTTCAATAGCATTAATTATTGAAAGCGCATAAATATTGAGATTCTCTCGAATTGAAAAGTAAAAATGCGAACGGTCTTGGATAGGTCAAGAATCAGGAGGGCAAGAGACAGATCGAATTACTTGTTCAATAACTGTGGTGTTATTATTCCTTATCCGGAGAATTAAGGCTAAGTCCGGTGCGTTAGATTCATGGATGGTAACTATTTTCGGAATCGCTGCGCATAATCCTGGAGAAAACAGTTTTGAAAAGGCTGGGATTATCACCAGTGAGTACACTAAGGTCGTCACTGTGATATTTCTTGAATTTTTTCATGAAATGGGAGCGGTCGTAATAGCCAAACTTCATTAAAATTTGATCAACATCACCATCGGTATCTGCTGCTGCAATTTCGCTGCAGGTAAAATTGAACC
Protein-coding regions in this window:
- a CDS encoding IPT/TIG domain-containing protein codes for the protein MTKTILRLSWSILLLVCIITLSTSCSDTGSSSQQSTIEITSISPDSGKVGSKVTIQSNSIDPKHNRNQIELNGIDVPILSYGSNSLRFKVPEGATSGPVTLSVGGKVANGPYFKVLTEKPQIEAITPAYGGPGTQVTITGNHFLPPAMMATVPGDSTVQNPGSMTDDSLQSDTTGITLKANGEPGTNINGLPVSVSFGNQLAPLLSLSATKIIVEVPENASSSSIELTVGSRRATSTGFTLLRQPLIDEVIPKTGPIGTKVTIHGHHFSSQPDSNQVLFNDTPAIITHTDSTKLITTVPQKATSGLIKVTSNGQTITGPTFTLSEAPEPQVTIQDINPKAGPAGTTVTISGTNFSPTATKNIVTFNGTQATVNSASTTELVTNVPNNATSGPVTVKVGTQTATGPTFTVGNNAAPTITGEGSFEIEENSSEVGTITASDPDGDALTFSLSGGADQGQFNIDQDSGALIFSTIPDFENPADADADNIYQVEVKVSDGNVSVTKTITITVTNVDEAPVMVSPDILLANENSTDAGTIDANDPEGNAITYNITGGTDAKALTLDQNSGKLTFNTAPNFENPADANTDNSYEAEVTISDGSFSLTKILDITVQDVNEAPVITGAGPFTIEENTATVGTITASDPDGDALDFALLGGTKGTLTFSSDANSGEISISPAPDFETPRDDNGDNTYELDLNVNDGALGTSQQVSITVTNVVEVPTINRGVIRPATTESYSLNSTNEEYIYRFDPVPAGTDLQNILNFSLGTSLTADLATSATVTGGTDGGLFSVNSINQYAIHIDGPSSLDYNHSADGNAHEYRFTITASNAGGTTPTYTIIIPVQNPFPQGSGTATDPYQVETIDQLQVVNQFLDAHLVQTADIDASATAGWNGGQGFKPISDLNNQFSGSYDGNGHTINGLTMDRNQGTIYGLFGAVSSGGQISNVQLINIDITTEDTVGGLAGINQGTITNSYVSGTITNSISGTTGGLVGENSGAIRRSYSLVNVNGRANVGGLVGTNYAGTITNSYARGNVSASYTIAGGLVGNNKGIVEHSYATGAISGSNSLGGLVGYEDTRFASATATESYWDTQTTGLANSDGGTGLTTSQMQGSTAQTNMTGFDFGTVWTVNPNEYPILIGVGGQ
- a CDS encoding DNA-binding domain-containing protein — encoded protein: MTIKYALYPNSLAKNPKHRRAIIQNYRSCTIDDIIDDMISRGSTLTRADALANIENYEAAIAKFVSQGRGVNTSLMYISPSIAGNFIGTEDYFDASRHEVRLNLSPGKRLQEAMEDISLRKVAPNQRRPQIQSVTDFATDSVNSQLTPGGVIEVRGKLLKYDPDDEEQGIFFNEPDGRQIRAPKPIRNKPSSLYVSVPEDLSAGDYQIEIRAVVRRTTHIRRDRLDTLLTVS